The following proteins are encoded in a genomic region of Candidatus Neomarinimicrobiota bacterium:
- a CDS encoding PorV/PorQ family protein, whose product MIKKSILAWIMFSLISFQSFAFEKVGVTSFQFLKISMDPTSAAMGGAFAAVSRGTESMYNNPAALVKQRGFGTFLSQLDYVFDANHSTGAASWGFGDWAIGVYGISVDYGSIQVTDIDHLFYADNGSFNPGLTGEKLSLGATDIGIGFSQELTNKFSYGIISKYIREDFSIMSSSLVAWDIGVLYDSGFRSIVLGATLRNFGPQVKYITQSYPLPQTMNLGVSAELLGAGTPLFKESDSHTLLISADLLQPRDYGQQYNIGAEYAFRDLLFVRSGYRLNYDTEGLNIGLGFKLKSVALNYSYSDYGEQLPGVHRVSIGFINI is encoded by the coding sequence ATGATTAAAAAATCAATTCTGGCCTGGATCATGTTTTCCCTGATTTCTTTTCAAAGTTTTGCATTTGAAAAGGTGGGTGTAACATCTTTTCAGTTTTTAAAAATTTCCATGGATCCCACAAGCGCTGCAATGGGAGGAGCCTTCGCTGCCGTATCAAGAGGGACCGAAAGTATGTATAACAATCCTGCTGCGTTGGTCAAACAACGAGGATTTGGTACCTTTCTATCTCAATTGGATTATGTATTTGACGCGAATCACAGTACTGGCGCTGCTTCCTGGGGGTTTGGTGACTGGGCGATTGGCGTGTATGGCATTTCTGTAGACTATGGATCAATCCAGGTCACAGATATTGACCACCTGTTCTATGCAGACAACGGAAGCTTTAACCCGGGGCTAACTGGGGAAAAGCTATCTCTCGGGGCCACAGATATAGGGATTGGGTTTAGCCAGGAGTTGACAAATAAATTCTCATATGGCATTATCAGCAAATATATACGCGAAGATTTCTCGATTATGAGCAGCTCGCTGGTTGCATGGGATATTGGTGTTTTATATGACTCAGGATTCAGAAGTATCGTGTTGGGAGCAACCTTGAGAAATTTTGGTCCTCAAGTTAAATATATCACCCAAAGCTATCCTTTGCCCCAAACCATGAATCTTGGTGTTTCAGCAGAATTGCTTGGGGCAGGTACGCCTCTATTCAAAGAAAGTGACTCCCATACTTTGCTCATTTCCGCAGACTTGCTTCAGCCCCGAGACTATGGGCAACAGTATAATATTGGGGCGGAGTATGCTTTTCGTGATCTCTTGTTTGTCAGGAGTGGCTATCGGTTGAATTATGATACAGAAGGTTTGAACATTGGCCTGGGATTTAAACTGAAAAGTGTGGCCTTGAACTATAGTTACAGTGACTACGGAGAACAGCTACCAGGTGTTCACCGTGTTAGCATTGGCTTTATAAATATTTAG
- a CDS encoding T9SS type A sorting domain-containing protein: protein MKKLQLGLLSLLISVTSFAQIPSLIEVGADNWESWYQGDFKNVLGFVAQGADTVLLTSGGFVYTTSDTFPLLINSPVVIMAAPGLTEKPILTHSNPNLSTSMEIFRITDDVEFHGIAFEGALDQPHGLKYALRYGDFEDTGTGMITLGKTDVDITVKDCSFNNFHSEGDQNLQGNAFYFLKPIDITNDHLRAHKILIENCMFTDIGDEAIRISEGEKYPFGSIGTVAYDTLIVRDCTFDDIDAECIRIYGDTDTSFAGPTYVDGLTLIENVTAVNCSPRFIYAKNYRQTIVRDVLVAHGRGTSLARPERGDFVMQIQLSSSYIAHIDTFDLLFTMYYDKRIGATKGGWVDTNSVYGFDPLFADFANGNYEAQSSSPLYWTSSLGGFNSNGGFIGDRRWATDPPAAGINSENKPERFQLGQNYPNPFNPSTTINFSIERPDFTTLKVFNVRGQVIATLKDGFLMDGKYSLVFNASDLSNGVYFYELRQGQQVQIQKMILLK from the coding sequence ATGAAGAAACTGCAACTAGGCCTTTTATCGTTGCTGATCTCAGTAACATCGTTTGCCCAGATTCCATCACTCATTGAAGTGGGTGCGGATAACTGGGAATCGTGGTATCAAGGTGATTTTAAGAATGTATTGGGCTTTGTGGCACAGGGTGCTGATACAGTCCTGTTGACCTCGGGAGGTTTTGTCTATACGACATCAGATACCTTCCCATTGCTCATCAACAGCCCCGTGGTCATTATGGCTGCTCCGGGTTTGACTGAGAAACCTATTTTGACTCATTCAAATCCTAATCTCAGTACTTCCATGGAGATTTTTCGCATTACAGATGATGTGGAATTCCATGGAATTGCTTTTGAGGGAGCCCTTGATCAGCCCCATGGCCTCAAATACGCATTACGTTATGGCGATTTTGAAGATACTGGAACCGGTATGATAACCTTGGGTAAAACAGATGTAGACATTACCGTAAAGGATTGTAGCTTCAATAATTTTCATTCTGAAGGTGATCAAAATCTTCAAGGGAATGCCTTCTACTTTCTCAAGCCAATTGATATTACGAATGATCACTTGAGAGCGCATAAGATTCTCATCGAGAATTGTATGTTTACCGATATAGGGGATGAGGCTATCCGCATTTCAGAAGGTGAGAAATACCCCTTTGGTTCAATCGGTACAGTGGCCTACGATACGCTTATCGTTCGAGATTGTACTTTTGATGATATCGATGCCGAGTGTATCCGGATCTATGGTGACACAGATACCAGTTTCGCAGGGCCTACCTACGTTGATGGGTTAACCCTCATCGAAAATGTCACGGCAGTAAACTGTTCTCCGCGCTTCATTTATGCTAAGAATTATCGGCAGACGATTGTGCGGGACGTGTTGGTTGCTCACGGACGAGGAACTTCTCTAGCCAGACCGGAACGTGGTGATTTTGTCATGCAGATTCAACTGAGCTCATCCTACATAGCTCATATCGATACATTTGATCTGTTGTTTACCATGTATTACGATAAACGCATTGGAGCAACCAAGGGTGGATGGGTCGACACGAATTCAGTCTATGGCTTTGATCCACTATTTGCTGATTTTGCCAATGGGAATTACGAAGCACAATCCAGTTCGCCGCTTTACTGGACCAGTTCACTTGGTGGATTTAACTCCAACGGTGGCTTTATTGGTGATCGTCGTTGGGCTACTGATCCGCCTGCAGCAGGAATTAATTCTGAGAATAAACCCGAAAGATTTCAACTGGGTCAGAATTATCCCAACCCATTCAATCCATCAACAACCATCAATTTTTCCATTGAGAGACCTGATTTCACGACGTTAAAGGTTTTCAATGTTAGGGGGCAGGTCATCGCAACCTTGAAGGATGGATTTCTCATGGATGGAAAGTATAGCCTCGTATTCAATGCATCTGATCTGTCAAATGGCGTTTATTTCTATGAGTTACGCCAGGGGCAGCAGGTACAAATTCAAAAAATGATATTACTTAAATAA